The Aquiluna sp. KACHI24 genome contains a region encoding:
- the pyrF gene encoding orotidine-5'-phosphate decarboxylase — protein MTSFLSRVQKTIEDHSALCLGIDPSESELREWGLPNSAQGVLDFGLRCLDTAAGNLGFIKPQVAFFERFGSQGILALEQILAEARAANLFVISDAKRGDIGSTMQGYAEAWFGDDSPLRSDALTVSGYLGPDSLEGMLDYASDVNGGLFVLCATSNPEAKQLQTARQGNKSVSKLVLDAARKVEAQNLGLVIGATQDLAEFGLGEVIEQDCKVAILAPGFGAQGAKLADIQSIFGASAKNVIASMSRGLTSTGPDKLKEQIKIAKDEIWR, from the coding sequence ATGACTAGTTTTCTCTCTCGAGTTCAAAAAACTATCGAGGATCACTCTGCGCTTTGTTTGGGCATTGATCCTTCAGAGAGTGAGCTGCGGGAGTGGGGACTTCCCAACTCCGCTCAGGGAGTCTTGGACTTTGGACTCAGGTGCCTGGATACAGCAGCCGGGAACCTTGGTTTTATCAAACCTCAGGTGGCGTTCTTTGAACGTTTTGGCTCGCAGGGCATACTCGCGTTGGAGCAAATCCTGGCCGAGGCCAGGGCGGCTAACCTATTCGTCATCTCCGATGCAAAACGCGGTGACATAGGTTCAACCATGCAGGGTTATGCCGAGGCTTGGTTTGGGGATGACTCACCACTTCGCTCTGATGCGCTAACGGTCTCGGGTTATCTGGGGCCAGACTCGCTCGAGGGAATGCTGGATTATGCCAGCGATGTGAACGGTGGTCTGTTTGTGCTGTGCGCGACCTCAAACCCTGAGGCGAAGCAGTTGCAAACTGCTAGACAGGGCAACAAAAGCGTGTCAAAGCTGGTTTTAGATGCTGCTCGGAAAGTAGAAGCTCAAAACCTTGGATTAGTTATTGGTGCAACCCAAGATCTGGCGGAGTTTGGCCTTGGCGAGGTAATTGAACAAGATTGCAAAGTGGCAATTCTGGCCCCTGGTTTTGGGGCTCAAGGAGCAAAACTCGCTGACATTCAAAGCATCTTTGGTGCCAGTGCTAAGAATGTGATTGCCTCAATGTCTAGGGGATTGACCTCAACGGGTCCAGATAAGCTCAAAGAGCAAATCAAGATCGCAAAGGACGAGATTTGGCGCTAG
- the carB gene encoding carbamoyl-phosphate synthase large subunit, which translates to MPKRQDIKSVLVIGSGPIVIGQACEFDYSGTQACRVLQEEGIRVILINSNPATIMTDPDFADATYVEPITPEVIEAIIEKEQPDAILPTLGGQTALNAAMALYERGSLERYGVELIGANVDAIKAGEDRQAFKQLVLDAGADVAKSFIAHNMDEVLAAAGQLGYPMVVRPSFTMGGLGSGFAYNEADLRRIAGAGLQASPTSEVLLEESILGWKEYELELMRDKNDNTVVVCSIENFDPVGVHTGDSITVAPALTLTDREYQNLRDIGIEIIRAVGVDTGGCNIQFAVDPEDGRVIVIEMNPRVSRSSALASKATGFPIAKIAAKLAIGYTLDEIPNDITGVTPASFEPTLDYIVVKAPRFAFEKFPAADPTLTTTMKSVGEAMAIGRTFTQALQKALRSLEKRGSSFHWGEMADSVQELLTKIKIPTDERIVQLQQALRLGATAQQVFEATKIDPWFIDQIQLINEIAQWLKDEPELTRDVLKRAKEHGFSDAQIAQLRGMSEDQVRSLRYELDLRPVFKTVDTCAGEFPALTPYHYSSYEQFTEVRPSNRKKVVILGSGPNRIGQGVEFDYSCVHAAFALRDAGYETIMVNCNPETVSTDYDTSDRLYFEPLTLEDVLEVIHAESQSGELLGVMVQLGGQTALGLAKGLEAAGVPILGTTPESIDKAEERGQFQQILDAAGLTAPANGIATNLEEAVAVANRIGYPVLVRPSFVLGGRGMEIVYDEKSLEGYFGRIAGHALVDSEHPLLVDRFLDDAIEIDIDALYDGTELYVGGVMEHIEEAGIHSGDSSCTLPPITLSEAQIERVANATEQIAKGLGVKGLINVQFALASDVLYVLEANPRASRTVPFVSKALGITLAKAAALVMVGTSIKDLISQGSLPAQDGKHLPTGTPISVKEAVLPFKRFATRDGRFVDSLLGPEMRSTGEVMGIDDDFPTAFAKSQAGAGSKLPKSGTVFVSVADRDKPQLLLPVRRLSQLGYRILATDGTAKMLSRHGIAAERVAKHSQAATGERSIVEMITAGEVDVVVNTPSGADARVDGYEIRAATTAADKPIFTTAAQLSAAIGSFEMIREGEFKVKPLQEHALKRKQLLND; encoded by the coding sequence ATGCCAAAGCGTCAAGACATCAAATCGGTATTAGTAATCGGCTCCGGCCCAATAGTCATCGGCCAGGCCTGTGAGTTTGACTACTCCGGAACCCAGGCCTGTCGCGTGCTGCAGGAGGAGGGCATCAGAGTAATTCTGATCAACTCCAATCCGGCAACCATCATGACCGACCCAGACTTTGCCGATGCGACATATGTTGAGCCAATTACCCCTGAGGTCATTGAAGCAATCATCGAAAAGGAACAGCCCGATGCGATTTTGCCGACCCTTGGTGGCCAGACCGCACTAAACGCTGCGATGGCCCTGTATGAGCGCGGCTCGCTAGAGCGCTACGGTGTCGAACTAATTGGTGCAAATGTCGATGCGATCAAGGCTGGTGAAGACCGTCAAGCCTTCAAGCAATTGGTCTTGGATGCAGGTGCAGATGTTGCCAAAAGCTTCATCGCGCACAACATGGATGAGGTTTTGGCGGCGGCGGGGCAGCTTGGCTACCCGATGGTCGTGCGCCCTTCCTTCACTATGGGCGGTCTTGGCTCCGGCTTTGCCTACAACGAAGCTGACCTGAGAAGAATTGCAGGCGCTGGTCTACAGGCATCTCCAACCTCTGAGGTATTGCTTGAAGAGTCAATTCTTGGCTGGAAAGAGTATGAGCTCGAGCTCATGCGTGACAAAAACGACAACACCGTGGTGGTCTGCTCCATCGAGAACTTCGATCCGGTTGGAGTCCACACTGGTGACTCAATCACGGTAGCCCCTGCGCTAACCCTTACGGACCGCGAATATCAAAACCTACGTGACATTGGTATCGAGATCATTCGCGCAGTTGGTGTTGACACTGGAGGTTGCAACATCCAATTCGCGGTCGACCCAGAGGACGGTCGCGTCATCGTTATCGAGATGAACCCGCGAGTTTCACGTTCCTCGGCGCTGGCCTCAAAGGCCACCGGTTTCCCGATCGCCAAAATCGCTGCGAAATTGGCAATTGGCTACACCCTCGATGAGATTCCAAACGACATCACCGGTGTGACCCCGGCAAGCTTCGAGCCAACCCTCGATTACATCGTGGTTAAGGCCCCCAGATTTGCTTTTGAAAAGTTTCCAGCAGCCGACCCAACCCTCACCACGACGATGAAGAGTGTCGGTGAGGCAATGGCAATTGGCAGAACCTTTACTCAGGCACTGCAGAAGGCGCTTCGCTCGCTTGAGAAGCGCGGTAGCTCATTCCACTGGGGAGAGATGGCAGACTCTGTCCAGGAGTTATTGACCAAGATCAAGATCCCGACCGATGAGCGAATTGTTCAGCTTCAACAAGCATTACGCCTTGGCGCTACCGCACAGCAGGTTTTCGAGGCAACCAAAATCGATCCTTGGTTCATCGACCAGATTCAACTAATAAACGAAATTGCCCAATGGCTGAAGGACGAGCCTGAGCTCACCCGAGATGTGCTAAAGCGAGCCAAGGAACACGGTTTCTCGGATGCTCAAATTGCTCAGCTCAGGGGAATGAGCGAAGACCAGGTTCGATCACTGCGCTACGAACTAGACCTTCGCCCGGTATTCAAGACTGTCGACACCTGCGCGGGGGAGTTCCCAGCACTAACCCCTTACCACTACAGCTCATACGAGCAGTTCACCGAGGTTAGGCCGTCAAACCGGAAAAAGGTAGTGATCCTGGGTTCCGGTCCAAACCGAATCGGTCAGGGTGTTGAATTCGACTACTCCTGCGTGCACGCCGCCTTTGCCCTGCGTGATGCCGGCTATGAGACGATCATGGTGAACTGCAATCCCGAGACCGTGTCAACTGACTACGACACATCCGACCGACTCTATTTCGAGCCACTGACCCTGGAGGACGTGTTAGAGGTTATCCATGCCGAAAGCCAATCCGGTGAACTACTTGGTGTCATGGTTCAGCTCGGTGGCCAAACTGCACTGGGCCTAGCCAAGGGACTAGAGGCAGCCGGTGTGCCAATTCTGGGTACCACTCCGGAGTCAATTGACAAAGCTGAAGAGCGCGGTCAGTTTCAGCAGATCTTGGATGCTGCTGGCCTAACCGCTCCCGCAAACGGCATCGCCACCAATCTCGAGGAGGCCGTTGCCGTCGCCAACCGCATCGGTTATCCGGTGTTGGTTCGCCCATCCTTCGTGCTAGGTGGTCGCGGCATGGAGATCGTGTATGACGAGAAGTCGCTAGAGGGCTACTTCGGTCGCATCGCCGGCCATGCCCTGGTCGACAGCGAACACCCACTGTTGGTCGACCGCTTCTTGGATGATGCAATCGAGATCGATATTGATGCCCTCTATGACGGAACCGAGTTGTATGTCGGAGGTGTCATGGAGCACATTGAAGAAGCGGGTATTCACTCGGGTGACTCAAGCTGCACGCTGCCACCGATCACCCTGAGCGAAGCTCAAATTGAACGAGTTGCGAATGCAACCGAGCAGATTGCGAAGGGGCTTGGCGTGAAGGGCCTCATCAACGTCCAGTTTGCCCTGGCCTCAGATGTTTTATATGTTCTTGAGGCTAACCCGCGAGCATCGAGGACTGTGCCTTTTGTTTCCAAAGCGCTTGGAATCACTCTTGCTAAGGCCGCGGCACTCGTGATGGTGGGCACCTCGATCAAGGACCTAATTTCTCAGGGTTCACTGCCTGCTCAAGATGGTAAGCACCTTCCGACCGGAACTCCGATCTCGGTGAAGGAAGCAGTTTTGCCGTTCAAGCGCTTCGCTACCCGTGATGGTCGCTTCGTGGATTCGCTACTCGGTCCCGAGATGCGCTCCACGGGAGAGGTCATGGGTATTGACGATGACTTCCCAACCGCATTTGCAAAGTCTCAGGCGGGTGCAGGTTCCAAGCTCCCTAAGTCAGGAACCGTGTTCGTCTCGGTAGCGGACCGCGATAAGCCGCAGCTACTACTTCCGGTTCGAAGACTGAGCCAGCTCGGCTATCGAATTCTTGCCACCGATGGCACCGCAAAGATGCTATCCAGACACGGCATCGCTGCCGAGCGAGTGGCGAAGCATTCGCAGGCTGCAACCGGTGAGCGCTCGATTGTGGAAATGATCACCGCCGGCGAGGTGGACGTGGTGGTAAACACCCCATCCGGAGCTGACGCACGAGTGGATGGCTACGAGATCAGAGCTGCAACAACTGCAGCCGACAAGCCGATCTTCACAACCGCAGCTCAGCTGAGCGCCGCAATCGGATCATTTGAAATGATTCGTGAGGGTGAATTCAAGGTCAAGCCACTACAGGAGCACGCGCTGAAAAGAAAGCAGCTTCTGAATGACTAG
- the carA gene encoding glutamine-hydrolyzing carbamoyl-phosphate synthase small subunit, whose product MDKAYLVLENGTVFEGEAFGALGQSLGELVFATGMTGYQETITDPSYAGQIVIQTAPHIGIVGMNERDEESSKIWVAGYVVKDPSRMASNFRAERTLQSDLIAQAVVGISNIDTRALTIMIRDAGAMRAGIFSGDAIKSNAEMIAKVNEAPEMKGRKLSDVVTTPNRYTISAKGGRIGSVAILDLGIKKSTLEHLSERGLDVQVFPADVDAKTLLAEKPDAVFFSNGPGDPEASNAQVELLREVLRAGKPFFGICFGNQLLGRALGFDTYKLAFGHRGINQPVMHADTGRVEVTAHNHGFAVKLEGDQAQSPAGFGLVKVSHRGLNDGVVEGLECQDIPAFSVQYHPEAAAGPHDSHYLFDKFIQMIKERR is encoded by the coding sequence TTGGATAAGGCCTACCTGGTATTGGAAAACGGCACGGTGTTTGAGGGTGAGGCCTTTGGAGCGTTGGGTCAAAGCCTCGGAGAGTTAGTCTTTGCAACCGGGATGACCGGTTACCAAGAGACGATCACTGACCCTAGCTACGCTGGGCAAATCGTTATCCAGACCGCACCCCACATCGGCATCGTAGGTATGAACGAGCGAGATGAGGAATCCTCCAAAATCTGGGTGGCTGGTTACGTTGTAAAGGACCCATCCCGCATGGCGTCTAACTTCCGCGCCGAGCGCACGCTGCAGTCCGATTTGATCGCTCAGGCAGTAGTTGGAATTTCAAACATTGACACTCGCGCCCTCACCATCATGATTCGTGATGCTGGTGCGATGCGAGCTGGAATTTTCTCCGGTGATGCAATCAAGTCCAACGCAGAGATGATCGCAAAGGTCAACGAGGCTCCCGAGATGAAGGGTCGCAAGCTATCCGATGTTGTGACAACCCCAAATCGCTACACCATCTCCGCTAAGGGTGGGCGAATTGGCTCGGTCGCCATACTCGACCTTGGAATCAAGAAGTCAACCCTTGAACACCTGAGCGAACGCGGTCTGGATGTTCAGGTTTTTCCAGCAGATGTTGATGCCAAGACGCTACTTGCTGAGAAGCCTGACGCGGTCTTCTTCTCAAACGGCCCTGGTGACCCTGAGGCGTCCAACGCACAGGTCGAACTTCTGCGCGAGGTGCTTAGGGCAGGAAAGCCATTCTTCGGAATTTGCTTCGGGAATCAGCTCCTTGGCCGCGCCCTGGGGTTTGACACCTACAAGCTCGCCTTTGGTCACCGCGGAATTAACCAACCGGTTATGCACGCTGACACTGGAAGAGTCGAGGTCACCGCTCACAACCACGGCTTCGCAGTGAAGCTTGAGGGTGACCAGGCGCAGAGCCCAGCAGGGTTTGGCCTAGTCAAGGTGTCACACCGCGGCTTAAACGACGGTGTTGTTGAAGGTCTAGAGTGCCAAGACATTCCGGCTTTCTCAGTTCAGTATCACCCTGAGGCTGCTGCCGGACCTCACGATTCCCACTACCTATTCGACAAGTTCATTCAGATGATTAAGGAGCGCCGCTAA
- a CDS encoding dihydroorotase — translation MSTVLQNVTLASGESADIEITNGVITAIGKVGPGIDCSGLVALPGFVDIHTHLRQPGFEASETVLTGSQSAAAGGYTAVLAMANTAPVADSAGVVEQVMQLGIDAGYVQVQPIGAVTKGLLGEELAALGSMASSRAKVRVFSDDGNCVHDPLLMQRALQYVKGFDGVIAQHAQEPKLTRGSQMNDGALATELGLKGWPAVAEEAIIARDALLAEQTGARLHICHLTTAGAVDVVRWAKRRGIQITAEVTPHHLMLTEELVRGYDPTFKVNPPLRTKEDTLALRAAVLDGTIDALGTDHAPHSVEKKDCEWEAAAFGMVALEHAASVLQEVVLSGGGDWNLFSSLISTKPAEIARLEGQGSLAIGKPANLTLIDPSAKRIIEAKTRSKSTNNPFAGIELPGRVVHTIFGGRFTVRDGVLA, via the coding sequence ATGAGCACGGTTTTGCAGAATGTCACTCTCGCTTCGGGTGAGAGTGCGGACATTGAAATCACCAACGGTGTTATAACCGCCATCGGCAAGGTTGGTCCCGGAATTGACTGCTCTGGGCTGGTTGCTCTTCCCGGATTTGTCGACATTCACACCCACCTCAGGCAGCCTGGCTTTGAGGCCAGCGAGACTGTGCTGACTGGTTCACAATCCGCAGCCGCCGGTGGTTATACGGCCGTGTTAGCCATGGCCAACACCGCACCGGTGGCTGATTCCGCGGGCGTCGTCGAGCAGGTGATGCAACTTGGCATCGATGCTGGGTATGTTCAGGTTCAACCGATCGGTGCGGTCACCAAGGGCCTATTGGGTGAAGAGCTGGCAGCCCTTGGCTCAATGGCATCATCACGAGCCAAGGTTCGAGTGTTCTCAGACGATGGCAACTGTGTACACGATCCACTGTTGATGCAGCGTGCTCTGCAGTACGTAAAGGGTTTTGACGGCGTCATTGCGCAGCATGCTCAAGAGCCAAAGTTAACCCGGGGTTCTCAGATGAACGATGGTGCTCTCGCAACAGAACTTGGTCTGAAGGGTTGGCCTGCGGTTGCGGAAGAGGCGATCATCGCCAGAGACGCCCTACTTGCCGAGCAAACCGGGGCAAGGCTTCACATCTGTCACCTTACAACCGCCGGCGCAGTGGACGTTGTTCGCTGGGCAAAGCGTCGCGGAATTCAGATCACTGCGGAGGTAACTCCGCACCACCTGATGCTCACCGAAGAGTTGGTTCGAGGCTATGACCCTACTTTCAAGGTGAACCCGCCGCTGCGCACCAAGGAAGACACGCTTGCGCTCAGAGCGGCGGTGCTGGACGGCACTATTGACGCGCTCGGTACCGACCACGCGCCCCACTCCGTTGAAAAGAAGGATTGTGAGTGGGAGGCGGCTGCGTTTGGAATGGTTGCTCTCGAACATGCCGCGAGCGTGCTCCAGGAGGTCGTGCTATCTGGTGGTGGAGATTGGAACCTTTTCAGTAGCCTGATTTCAACTAAGCCGGCAGAGATTGCAAGGCTAGAGGGTCAGGGAAGCCTTGCCATCGGAAAGCCAGCGAACCTGACTCTGATTGACCCGAGTGCCAAACGAATCATCGAAGCGAAGACCCGATCAAAGAGCACCAACAACCCGTTTGCAGGGATTGAACTTCCAGGGCGAGTTGTCCACACCATTTTTGGTGGCAGGTTCACGGTTCGGGATGGGGTGCTGGCCTGA
- a CDS encoding aspartate carbamoyltransferase catalytic subunit, whose translation MKHLISISDLTKDQAVQLLDNATELSSVNEREVKKLPALRGKTVVNLFFENSTRTRISFEIAAKRLSADVINFSAATSSLSKGESLKDTAQTLEALGAHAIVVRHPFSGAAHALAHRGWISSSIINAGDGSHEHPTQALLDALTLRQHFSLKSDLAGLKVLIVGDILHSRVARSNVLLLKLLGAEVTVAGPTTLMPAGIDKLGAKVSHNFDESLAQQPDAVMMLRVQKERMQGSFFPSEREYAKSWALNDDRFRSLGDRTAILHPGPMNRGFEISSAAADSDKSLVLRQVANGVSVRMAVLYSTLAGEEI comes from the coding sequence ATGAAACACCTCATTTCCATTTCTGACCTAACCAAGGATCAAGCCGTTCAGCTGCTGGACAACGCCACTGAACTCAGTTCAGTAAATGAGCGTGAGGTAAAGAAGCTTCCAGCGCTGCGCGGCAAGACAGTGGTCAATCTTTTCTTCGAAAACTCAACCAGAACCAGAATTAGCTTCGAGATTGCCGCCAAGCGCCTCAGTGCCGATGTGATCAACTTTTCAGCGGCCACGAGTTCGCTATCAAAGGGTGAATCGCTCAAGGACACTGCTCAAACCCTGGAGGCACTCGGTGCTCACGCGATTGTGGTGAGGCATCCATTTTCTGGAGCGGCACACGCGCTAGCTCATCGAGGTTGGATTTCATCAAGCATCATCAATGCCGGTGATGGTTCCCACGAACATCCGACTCAAGCCTTGCTGGATGCACTGACCCTGCGTCAGCACTTCTCGCTCAAGAGTGACCTGGCCGGATTGAAGGTATTGATCGTCGGGGACATCCTTCACTCCCGAGTTGCACGCAGCAACGTACTCTTACTGAAGCTCCTCGGTGCTGAGGTCACAGTTGCTGGTCCAACCACCTTGATGCCTGCAGGAATTGACAAGCTCGGCGCAAAGGTTTCACACAACTTTGATGAATCTTTGGCGCAACAACCCGATGCCGTGATGATGCTTAGGGTTCAAAAGGAGCGCATGCAGGGAAGCTTCTTCCCGTCTGAGCGGGAATACGCGAAAAGCTGGGCGCTTAACGATGATCGCTTCAGATCACTAGGGGATAGGACCGCGATTCTGCACCCAGGGCCTATGAACCGTGGATTCGAAATTTCATCTGCGGCCGCAGACTCAGACAAGTCCCTTGTGCTGCGACAGGTCGCAAATGGCGTGTCAGTTCGGATGGCCGTTTTGTACTCCACCCTGGCGGGAGAGGAAATCTAA
- the pyrR gene encoding bifunctional pyr operon transcriptional regulator/uracil phosphoribosyltransferase PyrR, with protein MTSRVVLDAQDIDRALRRISHEILEANEGSKDLVLLGIPTRGVSLAGRIASLLTSIEPEFDGLFGSLDITMYRDDLSGNQRALGKTEIPASGIDGKVVVLVDDVLFSGRTVRAALDALIEFGRPRQVKLAVLVDRGHRELPIRPDFVGKNLPTAKAERVSVMIDAVDGLDQVVISA; from the coding sequence ATGACCTCTCGTGTCGTACTCGATGCACAAGACATCGATAGAGCGCTTAGACGCATCTCCCATGAAATCCTCGAGGCAAACGAGGGATCAAAAGATTTAGTCCTACTTGGCATTCCAACCCGCGGAGTCTCCCTTGCCGGGAGAATCGCATCGCTTCTGACCAGCATCGAGCCCGAGTTTGATGGTTTGTTCGGGAGCCTGGACATAACCATGTATCGCGATGACCTAAGCGGTAACCAGAGAGCACTGGGCAAGACTGAGATTCCAGCCTCCGGCATAGATGGCAAGGTCGTGGTGCTGGTTGATGATGTTCTCTTTTCAGGACGCACTGTCAGAGCAGCACTTGATGCTCTGATCGAATTCGGTAGACCGAGACAGGTGAAACTCGCGGTGCTAGTTGATCGCGGACATCGCGAGCTCCCGATCAGACCAGACTTTGTTGGTAAAAACCTCCCAACCGCGAAAGCGGAGCGGGTTTCCGTAATGATCGATGCGGTTGATGGACTGGATCAGGTGGTGATCTCAGCATGA
- the nusB gene encoding transcription antitermination factor NusB, which translates to MSARTKARKRALDALFAADVTGSNPLTLLEDTRSEVGDRQNQEAIFDYAEMLVTGYLQNADSIDTQLRMLADNWSLERMPNVDRAILRLASWEILYNDEVPSEVAIAEAVALAGEYSTEDSSKFVNGVLARLSKGSTAL; encoded by the coding sequence TTGAGCGCTAGAACTAAGGCCCGCAAGCGCGCGCTAGATGCGCTTTTTGCAGCTGACGTGACGGGTTCAAACCCGCTTACTCTGCTAGAAGACACCCGATCTGAAGTAGGCGATCGCCAAAACCAAGAGGCGATTTTTGACTACGCCGAGATGTTGGTCACCGGTTACCTGCAAAATGCTGACAGCATTGACACTCAACTAAGGATGTTGGCTGATAACTGGTCGCTCGAGCGTATGCCGAATGTTGACCGCGCGATTCTGCGGCTTGCCAGCTGGGAAATCCTCTACAACGATGAGGTTCCCAGTGAGGTTGCAATCGCCGAAGCGGTCGCGCTGGCGGGCGAGTATTCCACCGAAGACTCATCGAAATTTGTCAATGGCGTACTCGCTCGACTTTCCAAGGGTTCAACCGCTCTTTAG
- the efp gene encoding elongation factor P produces MATSNDLKNGMVLNIEGQLWSVIEFQHVKPGKGPAFVRSKLRNVLSGKVVDKTFNAGVKVETANVDRRDMQYLYNDGSGYVFMDTTNYDQITVPSETVGDAANFMLENQMATVALHEGNPLYVELPASVVLEITYTEPGLQGDRSTGGTKPATLETGYQIQVPLFIENNTRVKVDTRTGDYLGRVSE; encoded by the coding sequence ATGGCAACTTCAAACGATCTAAAAAACGGCATGGTGCTAAACATCGAGGGTCAACTTTGGTCCGTAATCGAGTTTCAGCACGTAAAGCCAGGTAAGGGGCCAGCTTTCGTTCGCTCCAAGTTGCGCAACGTACTCTCCGGCAAGGTCGTCGACAAGACCTTCAACGCAGGTGTCAAGGTCGAGACCGCAAACGTTGACCGTCGCGACATGCAGTACCTGTACAACGACGGTTCGGGCTATGTCTTCATGGACACCACCAACTACGACCAGATCACCGTGCCAAGCGAGACAGTTGGCGACGCTGCAAACTTCATGCTTGAGAACCAGATGGCGACAGTAGCGCTGCACGAGGGAAACCCGCTCTACGTTGAGCTTCCAGCTTCGGTCGTTTTGGAGATCACATATACCGAGCCTGGCCTACAGGGCGACCGCTCAACCGGTGGCACCAAGCCTGCGACTTTGGAGACTGGTTACCAGATCCAGGTTCCACTGTTCATTGAGAACAACACCAGAGTGAAGGTTGACACTCGCACCGGTGACTACCTCGGTCGCGTGAGCGAATAG
- a CDS encoding type II 3-dehydroquinate dehydratase, producing the protein MSKILILNGPNLNLLGRREPEIYGSANLGDLENLLKEEFPTVEFEFFQTNSEQALIEKLHQAFEDGSDVVLNPAAFTHYSYALRDACAVLTSSGSKLIEVHISNPHSREEFRHNSVISGVATGVIAGFGLRSYVLAVSQLLAN; encoded by the coding sequence ATGAGCAAGATTCTGATTCTGAATGGCCCAAACCTAAATCTTTTGGGTAGGCGAGAGCCTGAGATTTACGGCAGCGCCAACTTGGGGGATCTGGAGAATCTTCTCAAAGAAGAGTTTCCAACCGTCGAGTTTGAGTTTTTTCAAACCAACAGCGAGCAAGCCCTGATTGAAAAACTTCATCAGGCCTTTGAAGATGGCTCTGATGTGGTGCTAAACCCGGCGGCCTTCACTCACTACTCATATGCCCTCAGAGATGCTTGTGCTGTGCTGACCAGCTCCGGCAGCAAGCTAATCGAGGTTCATATCTCTAATCCGCACAGCCGTGAAGAGTTCCGCCACAATTCAGTTATTTCTGGTGTTGCCACCGGTGTGATTGCTGGTTTTGGTCTTAGAAGCTACGTGCTAGCTGTTTCACAGCTCTTAGCCAACTAG
- the aroB gene encoding 3-dehydroquinate synthase: MRSVVGRGLLDEIPTALDGVKKVLIVHPQALSATAEAIRERLAVQGFEAILAEVPNGEDAKRIEVAAFCWGVMGQADFHRNDAVIGLGGGATTDLAGFVAATWLRGVRSVLIPTTLLGMVDAAVGGKTGVNTSEGKNLVGAFHLPHRVIIDLDTLETLPKNDLIAGMAEVAKYGFISDPWILDALEDPSALDPKSDLIEELVKRSVAIKERVTEADFKELGEREYLNYGHTLGHAIEHAERYKWRHGAAISIGMVFAAELSMLSGKLSEADLERHRKVLGGLGLPLSYRADRWDQLLATMQRDKKVRSGALRFVVLDQIGKPSILSAPTPELLFTAFQAIVE, from the coding sequence ATGAGATCAGTAGTTGGTAGAGGGTTACTTGACGAGATCCCAACAGCCCTTGATGGTGTGAAAAAGGTTTTGATCGTTCACCCGCAGGCACTTTCGGCAACTGCTGAGGCAATTCGTGAGCGGCTTGCGGTCCAAGGTTTTGAGGCTATCTTGGCCGAGGTTCCAAACGGTGAGGATGCAAAGCGCATTGAGGTTGCAGCGTTTTGCTGGGGCGTCATGGGCCAGGCTGATTTTCATCGCAACGACGCAGTTATCGGACTTGGCGGTGGAGCCACCACTGACCTGGCAGGGTTTGTCGCAGCTACCTGGCTACGCGGAGTTCGAAGCGTACTAATCCCAACCACCCTCTTGGGAATGGTTGATGCTGCAGTTGGCGGCAAGACTGGGGTGAATACCTCGGAGGGAAAGAACCTAGTCGGAGCTTTTCATCTGCCGCACCGGGTCATTATCGACTTAGACACTCTCGAAACGCTGCCGAAGAACGACCTGATTGCCGGCATGGCCGAGGTCGCAAAGTATGGCTTCATATCAGACCCATGGATTCTTGATGCGCTGGAAGATCCCAGCGCATTGGATCCAAAGTCAGATTTGATTGAGGAGCTTGTGAAACGCTCCGTTGCGATCAAGGAGAGAGTCACCGAAGCCGATTTCAAAGAGTTGGGTGAGCGGGAGTATCTCAACTACGGCCACACTCTTGGCCACGCAATCGAGCACGCGGAGCGTTACAAATGGCGTCACGGGGCGGCAATCTCGATAGGCATGGTTTTTGCAGCCGAATTATCGATGCTCTCCGGAAAGCTCAGCGAGGCAGATCTTGAGCGACACCGCAAAGTCTTGGGGGGGTTGGGGCTTCCGCTGAGCTATCGAGCGGATCGCTGGGATCAGCTCCTTGCCACCATGCAGCGCGATAAGAAGGTGCGATCCGGAGCTCTTCGGTTTGTCGTGCTGGATCAGATTGGTAAGCCGAGCATCTTGAGCGCGCCAACTCCAGAACTACTCTTCACCGCCTTCCAGGCGATTGTGGAATAG